In one Pseudomonas sp. SG20056 genomic region, the following are encoded:
- a CDS encoding FAD-binding oxidoreductase, with protein MHNKKINLPYDDATCGWYNALPQQPACQRLQGEQRADYAVIGAGFAGLAAARRLAEHHPDARILLVDAQRVGYGASGRNSGFVIDLPHKFALEHPDPAHKQRLLSLNRAAIGQLQTLVQRHGIDCQWSHAGKYQGAVGPRGMAYLAHFEKLMSDLGEPFRRVGSDELAKVVGSQHYSGAIYTPGCYLMQPAALVTGLGHSLPGNVELLEESPIERLEQDSQGGWMLHGRQGSIRTPQLLLGTSIFTQEFGYLRNRLLPVMTFASWTRPLSDAELQAYGGQIDWGLTPADHAGTTVRMTQDRRLIIRNTYKHVPKYGQSTSDAMRASVRDDHRKAFLTRFPQLADVPFTHTWGGVYAISRNFTNFFGELAPGVHASACDNGVGAAWGTISGTLLADLAVGADSAQLRDIQAVTGMPSLNPPEPFLGLGVRSRIRLAAWNSRSEI; from the coding sequence ATGCATAACAAGAAAATCAATTTGCCATATGACGATGCGACTTGCGGCTGGTACAACGCCTTGCCGCAACAACCAGCCTGCCAGCGCCTGCAAGGCGAACAACGAGCTGACTACGCGGTAATCGGTGCTGGATTTGCCGGGCTGGCTGCCGCCCGCCGACTGGCCGAACACCATCCCGATGCACGTATTCTGCTGGTCGATGCCCAACGTGTAGGCTACGGCGCCTCGGGACGCAATTCGGGCTTCGTTATTGATCTGCCGCACAAGTTTGCTCTGGAGCACCCGGACCCTGCCCATAAGCAGCGTTTGCTAAGCCTCAATCGCGCGGCCATTGGGCAGTTGCAAACCCTGGTGCAACGTCATGGCATCGACTGCCAGTGGTCCCACGCCGGCAAATATCAGGGCGCAGTCGGGCCGCGCGGCATGGCTTACCTTGCCCATTTCGAGAAGCTGATGAGCGACCTCGGAGAACCCTTCCGCCGTGTCGGTTCCGACGAACTGGCCAAGGTGGTCGGTAGCCAGCACTACAGCGGCGCAATCTACACACCTGGTTGCTACCTGATGCAACCTGCCGCCCTGGTCACGGGGCTTGGCCACTCCCTGCCTGGCAATGTCGAGTTGCTAGAAGAGTCGCCCATTGAACGCCTGGAACAGGACAGCCAGGGCGGTTGGATGCTGCACGGCCGCCAAGGCAGTATCCGCACCCCACAGCTGTTGCTCGGCACCAGCATCTTTACCCAGGAATTTGGTTACCTGCGCAACCGCCTACTGCCAGTGATGACCTTCGCCAGCTGGACTCGCCCCTTGAGCGATGCCGAACTGCAAGCCTACGGCGGACAGATCGACTGGGGACTGACCCCAGCCGATCACGCAGGTACCACAGTGCGCATGACTCAGGATCGTCGGCTGATCATCCGCAACACCTATAAGCACGTCCCCAAGTACGGCCAAAGCACCAGCGATGCCATGCGTGCCAGCGTACGCGACGATCACCGCAAAGCATTTCTGACACGCTTTCCGCAATTGGCCGATGTGCCATTCACCCACACCTGGGGCGGGGTCTATGCAATCTCGCGCAACTTCACGAATTTCTTCGGCGAACTGGCGCCAGGTGTACACGCATCTGCTTGCGACAACGGCGTGGGTGCGGCTTGGGGCACAATTTCCGGCACTTTGCTGGCCGACCTCGCAGTAGGCGCAGACTCGGCACAACTGCGTGATATCCAGGCAGTCACGGGCATGCCATCACTGAACCCACCCGAGCCTTTTCTGGGCCTGGGTGTGCGCTCGCGTATCCGCTTGGCGGCATGGAACAGTCGGAGCGAGATATGA
- a CDS encoding ethanolamine utilization protein EutQ, translated as MSEVVSGNGPVLLVDHHDLDFLPRGGPPGAAFVARAISNEISPNIGIGFARWEGAEVHWTLLYDEVIFVIEGCFELQANGQSYHVTPGQLLWIPEGTALVYGGHALFGYVVHPGDWKQRHGMA; from the coding sequence ATGAGCGAGGTCGTTTCCGGCAATGGGCCGGTGTTACTGGTCGATCACCATGATCTGGATTTTCTCCCACGCGGTGGCCCTCCGGGAGCGGCCTTTGTGGCTCGAGCCATCAGCAATGAGATCTCGCCCAACATCGGCATCGGCTTTGCACGCTGGGAAGGCGCAGAGGTTCACTGGACGCTGCTGTATGACGAAGTGATCTTCGTCATTGAAGGTTGTTTCGAGCTGCAGGCTAACGGCCAGTCGTACCACGTCACACCCGGTCAGCTGCTGTGGATACCCGAAGGTACTGCACTGGTTTATGGCGGTCATGCGTTGTTCGGTTATGTGGTTCACCCCGGCGACTGGAAACAGCGTCATGGAATGGCCTGA
- a CDS encoding MFS transporter, whose product MGSTLLMTYLALRLSADGVATFWGGALMAANALGMVIGGKVGQILIEQVGHIRTYVASAGLISAAVLAHEFSNALPLWLGLRVLVGVAMMCQLIVLESWLNDRAGSHERGKVLGLYMLATYVGMVLGQLALSLNGDLGIHALLGVAMAFALCMIPVALTRSMHPAALKPARMDIGLFIRRVPQSLITVLMAGMIYSAFFGLAAIYSSRQGLSTAQIGQFMALSIGAGLLAQLPLGWLSDRLPRASLIRGIAVLLVLVFLPLGFYQTVPFTLLLLLGACIGFLQFCLYPLGVALANDNVEPELRVSLAGLLLVAYGVGACIGPLLAGAAMEHFGAASLYYFSAACAALLALMVGQSKVTGAHLQSDAPLHHQATPIGLACSPLTVAIEPVELSENSEDITGRVSVKEATNGMPPIGLH is encoded by the coding sequence ATGGGCTCAACGTTGCTAATGACTTACCTAGCTCTTCGTTTGAGCGCAGACGGTGTAGCAACGTTCTGGGGCGGAGCCCTGATGGCAGCCAATGCGCTGGGCATGGTGATCGGTGGCAAAGTCGGCCAGATTCTGATCGAGCAGGTTGGGCACATCCGCACCTATGTCGCCAGTGCAGGACTGATCTCCGCTGCCGTACTGGCGCATGAGTTCAGCAATGCCCTGCCCCTCTGGCTGGGCCTGCGCGTGCTGGTCGGCGTAGCCATGATGTGTCAGTTGATCGTACTGGAAAGCTGGCTGAACGACCGCGCCGGCAGCCACGAGCGCGGTAAGGTATTGGGCCTCTACATGCTGGCAACCTACGTGGGCATGGTGCTCGGCCAACTGGCCTTGAGTCTCAATGGCGATCTGGGTATCCACGCGCTGCTGGGTGTCGCTATGGCCTTCGCCCTGTGCATGATCCCTGTAGCCCTGACGCGCAGCATGCACCCGGCGGCGTTGAAACCGGCACGGATGGATATCGGCCTGTTTATCCGCCGTGTTCCGCAGTCGCTGATCACCGTACTGATGGCCGGCATGATCTATAGCGCCTTCTTCGGCCTGGCAGCCATATACAGCAGCCGTCAAGGCCTGAGTACCGCCCAGATAGGGCAGTTCATGGCATTGTCCATCGGCGCAGGGCTGCTCGCACAGTTACCTCTGGGCTGGCTTTCGGATCGGTTGCCACGTGCCAGCCTGATTCGCGGTATCGCCGTGCTGTTGGTCCTGGTCTTTCTTCCCTTGGGTTTCTACCAGACCGTGCCTTTTACTCTTCTACTTTTGCTGGGGGCCTGCATCGGTTTTTTACAGTTTTGCCTATATCCGCTGGGCGTAGCATTAGCCAACGACAATGTTGAACCTGAACTGCGGGTTTCCCTGGCAGGCCTACTGCTGGTGGCCTATGGAGTTGGAGCCTGCATTGGCCCCTTATTGGCCGGCGCGGCAATGGAGCATTTCGGCGCGGCGAGCTTGTACTACTTCTCTGCTGCATGCGCCGCGCTGCTGGCCCTGATGGTTGGACAAAGCAAAGTGACAGGTGCCCACCTGCAAAGTGACGCGCCGCTGCATCACCAGGCGACTCCGATTGGCCTCGCTTGCTCACCACTCACAGTTGCTATCGAGCCCGTCGAGCTTAGTGAAAACTCCGAAGATATAACCGGCAGAGTGTCCGTAAAGGAAGCCACCAATGGCATGCCACCAATCGGCCTGCACTAA
- a CDS encoding BCCT family transporter, protein MKNIAVDGPSPSTLNIRMMGMNVHPIIFPASVLIVLALVLAALYDPSEFGKALEATKGWILQNCDWFIMIMGNLAVLFCAGIALSPYGKIRLGGKDAKPEYSTHSWFSMMFAAGMGVGLLYWGVAEPVAQYTEWWKTPLNVAKNTPEAAHAAMGATIFHWGFHPWAIYLTTALVVGFFAFNKGLPFSLSSGLKPLIGKAHAGVTGHIVDTFTVVLTVFGLATSMGLGAMQATAGITHVLGIPNSFLFQLVFLVTVTGLAAISLWRGMHAGVKLLSNINMLLALALLLLVVFGVGAASFFSGVLSSTLDYATYFAPLSNWVSRPDQDWFHGWTVFYWAWWCTWGPLVGVFVARVSRGRTLRQMVGVVMLVPTLATILWFSAFGLGAIEQVIAGSSSLAKGLTDVNMAIFQFLEVLPLPAISSLLVVALLVIFMVTSVDSGALVVDNLAAGGDPETSPAQRILWLILIALVTITLFVIGGDTALKGIQAGAVAMGLPFMVLMLAMMIGFIKALANEPKG, encoded by the coding sequence ATGAAAAACATTGCCGTAGATGGTCCTTCACCCAGCACACTCAATATACGGATGATGGGAATGAACGTTCACCCGATCATTTTTCCCGCATCCGTCCTGATAGTCCTTGCGCTGGTATTGGCAGCGCTTTATGACCCAAGCGAATTTGGTAAAGCTCTGGAAGCGACAAAAGGATGGATACTGCAGAACTGCGACTGGTTCATCATGATAATGGGCAATTTGGCGGTGCTGTTCTGTGCAGGCATCGCTTTGTCGCCATACGGCAAGATTCGCTTGGGCGGAAAAGACGCCAAACCCGAATACAGCACACACTCCTGGTTCTCTATGATGTTTGCTGCCGGCATGGGAGTGGGTCTACTTTACTGGGGGGTCGCCGAACCCGTAGCGCAATACACCGAATGGTGGAAAACCCCACTCAACGTCGCTAAGAACACCCCGGAAGCTGCCCATGCGGCCATGGGTGCAACTATCTTCCATTGGGGCTTCCACCCTTGGGCGATCTACCTGACTACTGCGTTGGTAGTTGGCTTCTTTGCGTTTAACAAGGGTTTGCCGTTCTCCCTGAGTTCTGGTCTCAAACCACTGATTGGCAAAGCGCATGCTGGCGTAACGGGACATATCGTCGACACGTTCACCGTGGTGCTAACCGTGTTCGGCTTAGCCACCTCGATGGGGCTCGGCGCGATGCAGGCAACAGCTGGCATCACCCATGTTCTCGGCATTCCCAATTCGTTTCTGTTCCAACTGGTTTTTCTCGTTACTGTAACGGGGCTGGCAGCCATTTCCCTTTGGCGTGGTATGCACGCTGGGGTCAAGCTGCTTAGCAACATCAACATGCTGCTGGCGCTTGCCCTACTATTGCTTGTGGTATTCGGTGTTGGCGCCGCGAGCTTTTTCTCCGGGGTACTGAGCAGCACACTCGACTACGCCACCTACTTTGCGCCACTCAGCAACTGGGTTAGTCGCCCCGATCAGGACTGGTTCCATGGCTGGACCGTATTCTATTGGGCGTGGTGGTGCACCTGGGGACCGCTAGTGGGTGTATTTGTCGCTCGAGTGTCACGAGGCCGCACGCTGCGTCAGATGGTTGGCGTGGTTATGTTGGTCCCAACACTTGCTACGATTCTTTGGTTCAGCGCGTTTGGCCTGGGCGCCATCGAGCAAGTCATTGCCGGTAGCAGTAGCCTGGCAAAAGGGTTGACCGATGTGAACATGGCGATCTTCCAGTTCCTCGAAGTGCTGCCCCTTCCAGCCATCTCGTCGCTGCTCGTAGTGGCACTACTGGTCATCTTTATGGTGACCTCCGTGGACTCCGGCGCACTGGTTGTAGATAACCTGGCAGCTGGCGGTGACCCGGAAACCTCGCCAGCTCAACGCATCCTTTGGCTCATTCTGATTGCACTGGTGACCATTACCTTATTCGTGATTGGCGGCGACACCGCTCTAAAAGGCATTCAGGCCGGCGCAGTTGCCATGGGGCTGCCGTTCATGGTGCTGATGTTGGCCATGATGATCGGCTTCATCAAAGCACTGGCCAACGAACCAAAAGGCTAA